One Candidatus Woesearchaeota archaeon genomic region harbors:
- a CDS encoding tRNA uridine(34) 5-carboxymethylaminomethyl modification radical SAM/GNAT enzyme Elp3: protein MPMQKIKANLQGDNTFYKDIISSLIEKTHSKKQINQLKTKLCGKYHLKKIPTDIDIMLNASEKELKTIKKYLLTKPMRSRSGVTPIAVMSAPYSCPHGKCTFCPGGPGSEFGDVPQSYTGHEPSTMRAIRANYDSYIIVFNRLEQFVVSGHIPHKAEVIIQGGTLPGTPREYQINFVKDIYQALNDFGAMFFKKTKEGDIIINLEKVKTFFELPGDIGREGRQERMNKKILKVKNEKATTLEKEEKKNETAVIRCVGLTIETKPDWGFAEHGNLMLELGATRVELGIQSVYEDALKITHRGHTRADSIRSIKELKDLGFKLNFHYMLGLPSTTKEMDIVGLRTLFDSVAYKPDMLKIYPCMVMKGTPLYHVWKAGKYQPMTTATAAEITADFMRYVPPYCRIMRVQRDIPTNVTEAGVDKTNLRQYIEKIMQEKNITTKEIRAREVGTVLEKNPDIKFNTPEIVVQEYEASNGKEFFVSLEDIKNDTLFGFVRLRFPSQCIRKEITETSALIRELHVYGEATALGKQGTVQHRGMGKQLMKKAEEIALQHGKDKIVVISAVGTREYYKKLGYEREGVYMVKRILKY from the coding sequence ATGCCTATGCAAAAAATAAAAGCAAACCTTCAGGGAGATAATACTTTCTACAAAGACATAATCAGCTCTCTCATAGAAAAAACACACAGCAAAAAACAAATCAATCAGTTGAAAACAAAACTCTGCGGAAAATATCATCTTAAAAAAATCCCAACAGACATTGACATCATGCTAAACGCGTCTGAAAAAGAGCTCAAAACAATAAAAAAATACCTGCTCACCAAACCAATGCGCAGTAGAAGTGGCGTTACCCCAATCGCGGTGATGTCTGCTCCATATAGTTGTCCGCACGGAAAATGTACTTTCTGTCCTGGAGGTCCAGGAAGCGAGTTTGGTGATGTTCCGCAAAGTTATACTGGTCACGAACCGAGTACGATGCGCGCGATCAGAGCAAACTACGACAGTTACATCATTGTTTTCAACAGACTGGAGCAATTTGTCGTCTCGGGCCATATTCCGCACAAAGCAGAAGTCATCATCCAAGGGGGCACGTTGCCAGGAACACCGCGAGAGTATCAAATCAATTTTGTGAAAGATATTTATCAAGCGCTCAACGATTTCGGAGCAATGTTTTTCAAGAAAACAAAAGAAGGAGATATTATCATAAATCTCGAAAAGGTAAAAACATTCTTTGAGCTACCAGGAGATATCGGACGAGAAGGCAGACAAGAAAGAATGAACAAAAAAATCCTAAAAGTAAAAAACGAAAAAGCAACAACACTGGAAAAAGAAGAAAAGAAAAATGAGACAGCGGTTATTCGCTGTGTTGGTCTCACAATTGAAACAAAGCCAGATTGGGGATTTGCGGAACATGGGAATCTCATGCTTGAGCTTGGCGCGACGAGAGTGGAATTAGGCATTCAGAGTGTGTACGAAGATGCGCTGAAAATCACGCATAGGGGTCACACGCGTGCGGATTCGATTCGTTCGATTAAAGAATTAAAAGATCTTGGATTTAAATTAAATTTTCATTACATGTTGGGATTACCAAGCACGACAAAAGAAATGGACATCGTTGGTTTGCGAACATTGTTTGACAGTGTCGCGTACAAGCCAGACATGCTCAAAATCTATCCATGCATGGTCATGAAAGGAACCCCTCTCTATCATGTCTGGAAAGCAGGAAAATATCAGCCAATGACCACAGCAACAGCAGCGGAAATAACAGCGGACTTCATGCGTTATGTTCCGCCGTATTGTCGAATTATGCGCGTGCAGCGGGATATCCCGACAAATGTCACAGAAGCGGGAGTGGATAAAACAAATCTCAGACAGTATATTGAAAAAATTATGCAAGAGAAAAATATCACCACAAAAGAAATCCGCGCGAGGGAAGTAGGCACAGTCTTAGAAAAAAATCCAGACATAAAATTCAACACTCCAGAAATTGTCGTTCAGGAATACGAAGCATCCAATGGAAAAGAATTTTTCGTCTCACTCGAAGACATTAAGAATGACACGTTGTTTGGGTTTGTTCGTTTACGATTTCCAAGTCAATGTATAAGAAAAGAGATCACAGAAACAAGCGCATTGATTAGAGAGCTTCATGTCTATGGAGAAGCGACTGCGCTTGGGAAACAAGGAACAGTGCAGCACAGAGGCATGGGAAAACAATTAATGAAAAAAGCAGAAGAGATTGCTTTGCAACATGGGAAGGATAAGATTGTGGTGATTTCCGCTGTTGGAACGCGGGAATATTACAAAAAGTTAGGTTATGAAAGAGAAGGCGTGTATATGGTGAAAAGAATTTTGAAATACTGA